Genomic segment of Chloroflexota bacterium:
CATTTACGGCGCAACCTGGTCCGCGTTGTACGCCGTCGCCATCCAGCTTCTGGGGAGACTCATCTGGACAACGAGCGCGACGCGACGTGCCCTCGTCATCGCGCTCGCCGGCTACTGGGCAGTCGCCCTCTTCCCATTCTTGAAGTTCCCCGCCAACCCGCCGGGCGTCGGCGAGGATGCCACAATCGGTTACCGCCAGTTGCTGTACGTCGCGACGCTCGCCGTGTCAGTGACGGGAACCGTCGCGACGATCGTGATGGGCTCGTACGCATCGAAGCGGTGGAACGGTTGGATCGCCTCGGGCGCAGCCGTCCTGCTCCTCGCCGCGTACAGCGGCATCGCATTTCTGGTGATTCCCGCCAGCCCGGACCCGATTCGGCTCCCAACGTTGCTCGTTTCCGACTTTCGTCTGCGATCATTCGTGGGGCTCACGCTGTTTTGGGGTGTAATGGCCGCGGTGTTTTGCGTGCTGGGCATGCGCGCTACGACACGGCGCGCCGCATCCATTCCCCAGGCGACATAGAGCCGACGACGGAGGGCTGGCGCATGGATACGGTCACTCAGCAGCGATTGCTCAAGTTGGACACCGGAGCGGTGTCAGACGCGCTCGACCAGCTTCACATGAAAGGCGCCACGTACGGAATTCGGCCCGTGTGGCAAGCGCCCCGTGTCGCGGGCCCGGCGGTGACGGTCAAAGCGATAGCGGCCGGCCCCACACCGCCAGCCCAGCACATCAACATCCACGCGATCTCCACCGCAGATCCCGGTTCAGTCCTGGTCATCGACAACTCCGGGCGTCCGGACGTTTCCTGTCTGGGCGATCTGCAATCGCTGGCGGCCAAGATCCGCGGCCTGAGCGGCGCGGTGATCGACGGCGCGTGCCGGGACGTCGATTCGATTCGGGAGATGGGATTCCCAGTCTTCACCCGCGCCGTGGTTCCGATTACCGCGCGGGGCCGCATCCAGCAGGAAGCGTGGAACGTCATGGTCCAGATTGGCGGCGTCCAGGTCAGACCGGGCGACTGGATCATCGCCGACGGAAGCGGTGTCGTGGTGATCGCGCAGGACAACCTCGAGGCGGTCCTATCCGCGGCGGAAGACATCGTCGCACGCGAAGAGGCGATGGCCGAAGCCGTCCGCCAGGGGCAATCGATACTCGACGTGATGACCAACTTCAATTACGAGCGCATGCTCCAAGAAAAGCGCGCCTGAGCGTTGGATTGAGGCCGAATTCCCGCCGACTGCCGCCTAACTCGGTCCCGGGCGAACCAGAACCCCGTGTCACCGGCTTTCGGAATCGCGTTGTTGGTGGAGAGGAGTGATCATGCGCGAAGCCCTGTCTCAAGGGGATGGTGACCACAGACCTCGCACGGCTGTCCCAGCCGACATCGCGGCCGCGCTTGCGGAGCCCGAGTATCGCGTGGAAGGACCGCTCAAGGTCGCCGGCCGGGCGCGCTACGCTGCTGATATTCAGCTCCCCGGGATGTTGTGGGCGAAATTCCTGCGAAGCCCCCACGCCCATGCGCTCATCCGATCCATCGATACCTCAGCCGCGCGTGCACTGCCGGGCGTACACGCGGTCATTACCGGCGCGGACGTCGGACCAAAGCGCGTGGGCAAAGTGCTCTGGGACTGGCCAATCCTGGCCTACGAGAAGGTCCGCTACATCGGCGAGCGGGTTGCGGCGGTGGCGGCGGAATCGCCTCAGATCGCGGAAGAGGCCGTGAGGCTCATCCAGGTCGAATATGAGGAGATTCCCGCGGTCTTCGACGCGGAGGAGGCGCTCGCCGAGGGCGCCCCAATCATCCATCCGGCTGCCGCCGAGTACCGGTACGAGCCTGGCAAACGGCCGCCCGTGCCGCATCCCAATCTCCAGGGGTACCGCCTCATTACCAAGGACGATTCCGACCTCGATCGGATCTTTGCGGAAGCCGATGTCGTGGTGGAAGACACGTTCCTCGCCGCTCGGCAACACCAGGGCTACATCGAGCCGCGCGCGTGCGTCGTCTGGATCGACCCGGCCGGAATCGTTCACATCCATTCGACCAACAAGGCCCCATTCGTGATCCAGCACCAGATGGCAATCGTGACCGGATTGCCGGCGGAGCGCATCGTTGTGGACTCGATGTTCATCGGCGGTGACTTCGGCGGAAAGGGGCATTCGATCGAAGAGTTCCCCTGCTACTTCCTGGCCGCGGCGACCGGGCGACCGATCAAGTCGGTCATGAGTTACGCCGAAGAGCTGGAGTCCGCCGCTCCGCGACACGGCGCAAAATTCCATCTGCGCACGGCGGTCGGCAAGGACGGCCGAATCCTGGCGCACGAGTCGCGCGTCTACTACGACGACGGCGCGTATGCGGGGGCACGGCCCCTTCCCGGCCCCATCCTCGATGGCTGGAGCGCCCTCGAGGTCTATGCCGTGCCTCACGCACGGCTAGAGACCTTCATGGTCTACACCAACAAGGTCCCGGGCGGTCAAATGCGCGCCCCCGGCGCGGCGCACACCGGGTTCGTCGGCGAGTCCCACATCGATCACATCGCCCGCGAGCTGGGGATGGACCCGCTGGATTTTCGAATCCTGAACGCTGTGCGCGAAGGCAGGACCGGACCGACCGGCGAGCGGGTCCAAAACCCGCAGGCCGTAGAGGTCTTGGAGGCGCTGAAGCGCGAGTCGGGCTGGAAGACACACCCGCTTCCCGCCAACCACGGCAGAGGAATCTCGCTGCGCTCCCGGGACGTCGGCGCGGGACGCGCGGAAATCTTGATCCGCCTCCGTCCCGACGGAATGATCGAGGCGATCCACGGCGCCCCGGATCAGGGCGGTGGCTCCGCCACGCTGGTGCGCAGGGTCAGCGCCGCGGTCCTGTCGGTCTCGCCTGATCGCGTGATCGCGCGCTACGGTACGACCGCGGAAGCGCCGCTCAACCCGGGGCCCGGCGGAAGCCGGCTGACGCGCGTTCTGGGGCAGGCAACGATTGCCGGCGCGACGGACCTCAAGAATAAGCTGGAGGAGCTGGCCGCGGAGGTCATGGGCTGGCCTGCTGCCGCGGTCCAGCTGCGCGACGACCGCTTCATCACCACCGATGGCTCCGGCGAGTCTGCCGCGTACGAGGAGGTCGTGGCACGAATCCTTCGCGGCGGCACCGTCGAGGGTTTCGGCGCGTATGACAGCGCAGAGCACGTCGAGGAAGACGAGGGCATCGCCAACTATTGCGCCTACATGATCGAGGTCGAAGTCGACCCCGACACGGGCCAGGTGCGCCCGGTCGAAGCGCTCGAAGTGGTCGACGTCGGAACGGTCATCAACCCCATCGCGCACTCGGGGCAGCTCGAAGGCGGATTCGTCTTCGGGCTCGGCAACGCCGTCATGGAAGAGCTGGAGTTCGCGGACGGCCGCGTGAGCACCCTGACCCTCGGTGACTACAAGCTGCCCACGCACATGGATGTTCCACCGCTCCGCGTCGTGATGCTGCCGAGCGCATCAGGCCCCGGTCCCTTTGGCGCCAAGGCCGCAGGCGAGCTGACCAATAACGCTGTTGCCCCAGCCATCGCCAACGCCGTCGAGGACGCGGTGGGTGTACGCGTTCGCACCATGCCCATCACCGCGGAGCGCGTCTACGCGGCGCTCCATGGGAATAAGCCGTAAAGGAACTGAATGTGTCGCCAACAAAGGATGAGTTTCGCCGCGTTATGGGAACGTTTGCCACGGGGGTCACGATCGTGACGACGGCTCACGCGGGAGAGGTGCGGGGGATGACGGCGAATTCGGTCGCCTCGGTGTCCCTCGATCCCCTTTCCGTCCTCGTTTGCGTCAATCGCGAGGCGATCACCTTCGGCCTTCTCGACGCCGGGCAGGTCTTCTGCGTCAACATTCTGGCGGAGCACCAGGAAGCCCTTTCCCGGGGCTGCGCGAAGCCGGACACGCCCGAGGCCGCCTTGATCGGGGTTCCGCATCGAATCGGAAAGACCGGGGCGCCGATTCTCGACGGCGCCCTCGCCTACCTGGACTGCCGCGTCGTCGACTCGATGGACTTTGGGACTCATCGGATCTTCATCGGCGAAGCCGTCGATCTCGATGCGACGGATGCGCAGCCGTTGCTATTCTTCCGCGGCAAGTATTTCCGGGCGATCGAGCCGCTGACCACCTCGTAGAAGGCCGGATGGAAACTGACGTTCTGTGCCCGCCGGCGAAGACTCCGCGGATGGATCACGGCGACGAACGGGATGCTTCGCTTGACTTCAGGATGACCGACAAACTTCCGGCCGCGCCTCTGATGTCGGTTCGCTAAACGACTGGCCGACAAGCGGCAAATTTTGCGAAGGCTGGGACGAAGCCACGGAATCCGAATGGCTCGCACCTGATGAGGCGATCGTGCGGGATAGGGGTTCGGAGAAGCGTCCGGATGGCGAGGAGCGTTTTGTGACGCTGTCCTCAATCAGGCTCGCTGCCAGTTGCCCGGGGCACACCCGCCGCCGGGGCGTGCTTAGCCTGGCGGCCATCTCGGCCAAGGCATGCCACGTCTGTGGCCGGAATCCCACCAATCGACGAAATGTCCACGCTGGGTCCGATGGTCGTCCTGGCGTGGCGCTCGTTTGGAGGCATTCGGCGATTTCTCCCTGGAGTTGAAGCACGCCAAAAGGCCCGTGGGGTTGGGTCCGGACAGGCACCGGCGGATTGGCACCGAGAACCTTCCGCATTTCTTCTGAACCTCGAGACATCACGTCAACTCCCGCCGCTGCTTCTCCACAAGGTGCGCGATGCGCTCGACGCCGCCGCTCCGCACGGCCGTCGTCACGAAGCGCCGCTCGCAGCCCTCGCCTGATCTCGCAAGACGGGTAGCACCGCCCGTGGTAGGATCATCCCGTTCGGTCTCGTGAGAGCCCCATTGCGGCGTTCCGCCATCGGACAGCGCGGGGCTCCGCGAGCGCGTGGGGCTGCCGCGGATGGACGAAGAAGGATCCGCTCAACGACGGGCGCCGCTCGTCCTCGTCGTGGACGACGACCCGAGCAATGTCAAGCTGATCCGCCTCGAGCTGGAGCTCGCCGGTTACCGCATCGCGGCGGCCTCGGATGGGGTCGAGGGGATTCAGACCGCGGTGTCCCTCCAGCCTGACCTGATCTTCCTCGACCTTTCCATGCCGATCATGGACGGGTTCCAGACGGTCGGCGCCCTCAAGAGCCAGGATTCAACCCGCGCGATACCGGTGGTCATTCTGACGGCATCGACCGAGCGCGCCGACCGGCTCCGTGCGCTGGAGCTTGGAGCCGACGACTTCCTGACCAAGCCGTTCGACCCCGCCGAGCTGCTGGGTCGCGCGCAGACGCTGACCAGACTCACCGCGCTCCATCGCGAGCTCGAAGACACGCGTGCCCGGGCCGCGCGCCTCCAGGAGCGTGAGGCGGGCGAAGCGCGACTCGGCCTCATCCTGGATACGGCGCCCGAGGCGATCATCCTGGTCGCCGCAGACGGGATAATCGCCCGCTTCAATCGCGGCGCCGAGCGCATATTTGGCTACGCGCCCGACGAGGTCGCGGGCAAGCCGCTCGGGCTCCTCCTGGCAACCCCGCTGGCGGTGCCGCCCCCGGGAAGCGACGGCCGCGCCGGCTCCGAAGGCGGCGCCTCCCTCCATCGGGAGTTGCTCGCCCATCGCCGCGACGGGGCTGCGTTTCCCGCCGAGCTGTCCGTCGCGTACGGCGAGGACGGCACGTACGCGGTGATCCTGCGCGACGTCTCCCTCCGCAGGAAGGCCGAGGCGGAGCGCCAGCAACTGCTGGAGCGGCTGCTGGTCGCCCAGGAAGAGGAGCGCAGGCGCGTCGCGTATGAGATCCACGATGGGTTCGCCCAGGTCGCCGCGGCCGCCCAGCAGCACCTGGAGGCGTTCGCCTCACGCTATCGCGGCCGCTCGCCGGCTGCGCGCCAGGAGCTGGACCAGGCGGCGGCGCTGGCCCGGCGGACCGTCAGCGAGGCGCGCGGGCTGATCGCCGGCCTGCGGCCCACCGCCCTGGACGATTTCGGGCTCGTCGCGGCCGTGCGGCTGGAGGTCGACGCCCTGCGCAACAACGGCTGGTCGGTCGAGCTCGTCGACCAGACAGGCGGCGGCCGCCTTCCCGCCACGGTCGAGACCTCGCTCTTCCGCGTCGCGCAGGAGGCGCTCTCCAACGCGCGCCGCCACGCCAATACGCGAAAGGTCCGCGTCTCGCTGCGGCGCGCGGAGAGCGCGGTGGAGCTCGACGTGCGCGATTGGGGCGATGGCTTCGCGGTGTCCGCGGTACGCGAGGCGGCAGGGCCAGGCGAGCGCGTCGGCCTGGCCGGAATGCGGGAACGCGTCGCGATGCTGCGGGGCGAGCTGTCGATCACCAGCAGCCGCGGCCGCGGCACCCGGGTGATCGCCAGCATTCCGCTGCCGCCGGAGGTGACATGACAGGACTGCCGACCTCAGGCGCCGACTCGCGGGGCTCCGGGCGCTCATGGAAGATCATGGTGGTCGACGATCACGAGCTTGCGCGCGCCGGGGTGATCAGCCTGCTCGCGGGTCAGCGCGATCTAGAGATCGCAGCGGAGGCGGCGACCGGGCGAGAGGCGATCACGCGGGCCGCACTCGTGAAGCCGGACCTCGTGTTGATGGACATCCGAATGCCGGAGATGGATGGGCTCGAAGCCACACGCCGCATCAAAGAGGCGCAGCCGGCGACGAGCGTGGTGATCCTCACCATGCACGAGGACCCGGACTATCTGCTGGCGGCGGTCCAGGCCGGGGCGGCAGGTTACCTGCTGAAGGGCAGCTCGAAGAGCGAGATCGTCGGGGGGATTCGTCGGGTGCTGGGGGGCGAGTCGCTGCTGGATCCGGGCTTGATGGCCCGCCTGGTCCAGCGGATCGCCGGAGAACCAAAGGCTGCCGGGCCGATAGCCGGCTCGCTCAGCGCTCGTGAGCTGGAGGTGCTGGGCTGTATCGTAGAGGGGAAGACCAACGGGGAGATCGCCGGGGCGCTCGCGATAACCCGCGCCACCGTGAAGAGCCACGTGGAGCGGATCATCTCGAAGCTCGGGGTCTCGGATCGCACGCAGGCGGCGGTGCGCGCCGTCCAACTCGGCCTCAA
This window contains:
- a CDS encoding RraA family protein, whose product is MDTVTQQRLLKLDTGAVSDALDQLHMKGATYGIRPVWQAPRVAGPAVTVKAIAAGPTPPAQHINIHAISTADPGSVLVIDNSGRPDVSCLGDLQSLAAKIRGLSGAVIDGACRDVDSIREMGFPVFTRAVVPITARGRIQQEAWNVMVQIGGVQVRPGDWIIADGSGVVVIAQDNLEAVLSAAEDIVAREEAMAEAVRQGQSILDVMTNFNYERMLQEKRA
- a CDS encoding response regulator transcription factor, with protein sequence MTGLPTSGADSRGSGRSWKIMVVDDHELARAGVISLLAGQRDLEIAAEAATGREAITRAALVKPDLVLMDIRMPEMDGLEATRRIKEAQPATSVVILTMHEDPDYLLAAVQAGAAGYLLKGSSKSEIVGGIRRVLGGESLLDPGLMARLVQRIAGEPKAAGPIAGSLSARELEVLGCIVEGKTNGEIAGALAITRATVKSHVERIISKLGVSDRTQAAVRAVQLGLNAAEPGPAS
- a CDS encoding CbtA family protein, with the protein product MAEISFGKLLIRAIVAGLIAGAAVATYHFFATEPLIEHAIAIEEGIAPTPHVEVVSRDVQRIGLFVGFLIYGATWSALYAVAIQLLGRLIWTTSATRRALVIALAGYWAVALFPFLKFPANPPGVGEDATIGYRQLLYVATLAVSVTGTVATIVMGSYASKRWNGWIASGAAVLLLAAYSGIAFLVIPASPDPIRLPTLLVSDFRLRSFVGLTLFWGVMAAVFCVLGMRATTRRAASIPQAT
- a CDS encoding flavin reductase family protein, with amino-acid sequence MSPTKDEFRRVMGTFATGVTIVTTAHAGEVRGMTANSVASVSLDPLSVLVCVNREAITFGLLDAGQVFCVNILAEHQEALSRGCAKPDTPEAALIGVPHRIGKTGAPILDGALAYLDCRVVDSMDFGTHRIFIGEAVDLDATDAQPLLFFRGKYFRAIEPLTTS
- a CDS encoding xanthine dehydrogenase family protein molybdopterin-binding subunit — translated: MREALSQGDGDHRPRTAVPADIAAALAEPEYRVEGPLKVAGRARYAADIQLPGMLWAKFLRSPHAHALIRSIDTSAARALPGVHAVITGADVGPKRVGKVLWDWPILAYEKVRYIGERVAAVAAESPQIAEEAVRLIQVEYEEIPAVFDAEEALAEGAPIIHPAAAEYRYEPGKRPPVPHPNLQGYRLITKDDSDLDRIFAEADVVVEDTFLAARQHQGYIEPRACVVWIDPAGIVHIHSTNKAPFVIQHQMAIVTGLPAERIVVDSMFIGGDFGGKGHSIEEFPCYFLAAATGRPIKSVMSYAEELESAAPRHGAKFHLRTAVGKDGRILAHESRVYYDDGAYAGARPLPGPILDGWSALEVYAVPHARLETFMVYTNKVPGGQMRAPGAAHTGFVGESHIDHIARELGMDPLDFRILNAVREGRTGPTGERVQNPQAVEVLEALKRESGWKTHPLPANHGRGISLRSRDVGAGRAEILIRLRPDGMIEAIHGAPDQGGGSATLVRRVSAAVLSVSPDRVIARYGTTAEAPLNPGPGGSRLTRVLGQATIAGATDLKNKLEELAAEVMGWPAAAVQLRDDRFITTDGSGESAAYEEVVARILRGGTVEGFGAYDSAEHVEEDEGIANYCAYMIEVEVDPDTGQVRPVEALEVVDVGTVINPIAHSGQLEGGFVFGLGNAVMEELEFADGRVSTLTLGDYKLPTHMDVPPLRVVMLPSASGPGPFGAKAAGELTNNAVAPAIANAVEDAVGVRVRTMPITAERVYAALHGNKP
- a CDS encoding response regulator, which produces MDEEGSAQRRAPLVLVVDDDPSNVKLIRLELELAGYRIAAASDGVEGIQTAVSLQPDLIFLDLSMPIMDGFQTVGALKSQDSTRAIPVVILTASTERADRLRALELGADDFLTKPFDPAELLGRAQTLTRLTALHRELEDTRARAARLQEREAGEARLGLILDTAPEAIILVAADGIIARFNRGAERIFGYAPDEVAGKPLGLLLATPLAVPPPGSDGRAGSEGGASLHRELLAHRRDGAAFPAELSVAYGEDGTYAVILRDVSLRRKAEAERQQLLERLLVAQEEERRRVAYEIHDGFAQVAAAAQQHLEAFASRYRGRSPAARQELDQAAALARRTVSEARGLIAGLRPTALDDFGLVAAVRLEVDALRNNGWSVELVDQTGGGRLPATVETSLFRVAQEALSNARRHANTRKVRVSLRRAESAVELDVRDWGDGFAVSAVREAAGPGERVGLAGMRERVAMLRGELSITSSRGRGTRVIASIPLPPEVT